Proteins from one Danaus plexippus chromosome 2, MEX_DaPlex, whole genome shotgun sequence genomic window:
- the LOC116765385 gene encoding uncharacterized protein LOC116765385: MTDNKTGNDDGQADDKDKRVKIQVEGEDEGGEGETTRKKMKRFQLPDLPRWWQAMIIQYAFTHPHVRARLEKHMGSNLVRLTDKTYMTQLEERIRAVNEENLNKRISSRVLDEMERLKRLILVGKTPLKECPPELFHHPVFVFWRMVNREVAKASKKRADAYYRKLKASQKFDQAIEEEVEDEPADEEGEQLTPEQLLVKCAKELQELKQADIDKGFRFTDEQFAVLKYETNEVKTLKSLTTVEELYALADKIIGTKRL, encoded by the exons atgacagaCAACAAAACTGGTAACGACGATGGGCAGGCGGACGACAAAGACAAGAGGGTCAAAATACAG GTAGAAGGCGAAGATGAAGGGGGGGAAGGGGAGAcaacgagaaaaaaaatgaaaagattTCAACTACCAGACCTTCCTCGATGGTGGCAGGCAATGATTATTCAATATgc CTTTACGCATCCTCATGTGCGAGCCCGACTTGAAAAGCATATGGGTTCGAATTTGGTCCGTCTTACAGACAAGACTTACATGACCCAACTTGAGGAAAGAATACGTGCCGTCAATGAAGAAAATCTCAACAAGAGGATCTCTTCTAGAGTT CTCGATGAAATGGAAAGACTGAAAAGATTAATACTGGTTGGCAAAACTCCTCTCAAAGAATGTCCACCGGAATTGTTCCATCATCCAGTGTTTGTGTTCTGGAGGATGGTGAACAGGGAAGTCGCTAAAGCATCGAAGAAAAGAGCGGATGCGTACTACAGGAAGTTGAAGGCATCGCAAAAGTTTGACCAG GCAATTGAGGAGGAAGTGGAAGATGAACCAGCTGATGAAGAAGGGGAGCAACTAACACCCGAACAGCTCCTGGTGAAGTGCGCCAAAGAACTACAGGAACTTAAACAAGCGGACATCGATAAAGGTTTTAGATTTACAGACGAACAATTCGCCGTCCTCAAATATGAAACTAACGaagttaaaacattaaaaagtcTAACC ACCGTGGAGGAGCTTTACGCTTTAGCGGATAAAATCATTGGAACGAAACGTTTATAA